The DNA sequence tattattatatatatatatacccatatattattaatatatattttataatataattattacctgcttttctaaaaaatataattgttaaccgagtaactattatttaaaatattttgtataaaattatcACTAATTCATCTCTTTCCTAAAAAATGTGGACACATAGTGTGAGctggtaaaaaaataaaatgttctgTATTTCATCTTGTTAATCTTGTTAAACCCTGAGCATTAGAAAACAAatcaattagtttttaaaaaatgttatgacttaataaaataaaaccataataataaaagtaattctaaaaaaaagaaaacaaacaaataaaaatataatttttaatgaaaaagtatataatgattattaatttatatatatatatatatatatatatatatatatatatatatatattatcatgcaatgaaagtttgtaaaaataaaataaaaataaagaaaaaataaaatcaaacgataagtttaaggaaaaaaaagataattataaaggTAAGAGTTAATTAACTTGTATAGAAATGGAGTGAAAAAGGTGAtcaagaagtaaaaaaaaaaagagacaagGAGGGAGAGCGAGAAGAAGAATGGGAAAGAGAAAGACAACGAGAGGGAGAGAATTTGGAgtaatgaatagaaaaaaatttaacattctGAAAAATAGTGTGTCTCTAATCAACAAAATGAGACTCTAATGAACAAGATCAGGAGGGAGTGAagttaaatttttcttatattaatcGATCTTAATTGGGTTAAGTTTGttttataagttatttattttgaattatatattattttatttatttttatttaatttatttttaattgttattttttgtttctttatatttatactaTGGATGAATggttatatattattcttttattttattttatatatttataattatacaatatttctgtttatttatttgtagttatgcaatatttttgtttatttattttatattacacgatttatttatttatttactttatttgatttatttctttttattaatcatgtttatttatttatttcgtttaatttatttttcactagatattaattctttttgagttcatcaaataaaaaaattaaataatttttttaaatagttttttattaaaattatatatgatgaAAAATGATAACCCACttattttgactcatttttaacttaatatttcaatcaccattaaattatttgttttgattACTTTTAGTGATGTGATATGATGATCTAATAGTGATTGAAATGATGagttaaaaatggataaaaaaatgaattaaaatatcattgtccacACATAATTTcggttatattttttttgttgtaaatgGTTATACATGATAACAAGGCACATTCGGTGGGcctaaaatagtaataaaatttttagtttatttcgtatagtttttttttattcttgtttttgaaaaaattaaatattttttcatatgtgTAGGAGTAGAAAGAGAACGGTAAAAGTTATTGAGAAAGTTTTCGATAGATCTTATTCAGATATATAAATGCTATATATCTGAactcttaataatattataatatatatatatatatatatatataaattattttgtgattaatttttctctaaaaaattcttattacacacaaaatataactttttaattaaataataattatttatataataatcaaGGAGTTATCCAtacaaatgatattttttatgacATGTATCAGTGtaaattaagttttcttttagaaGGATGCATTATCTTCAAAATACAATTAGTCTGGGCATaaactattttgtaaaaaatattttattttaacttttactcatacataaattaattttagtttgtataaatttaattttttatttattatttttttaaaatatttatgaaatgatTCTCCAAATAAACTATTcaactttttgaaaaagaaatccTTCAATATTATGGACAAATTGCattgaataaaattcaataaatagtTGAAACTTTAAAAACCCCTTCATGATAAAGGAATTAAggactttattttcttcttctcaagTTAAAGTTGTTTAGACATTTTTTTTCACCAGCCTTGGGATAATTTTGGTATGGGTTTATCACGCCTCCAAcctagaaaaaaagaataaaggaagaaaattttgaaaaaaaaaaaacaataactgGATAATAATCGTTACGAGGTGTGATTTAAGATAATGCAACATTTTCAAACATAGTTTTAGTTAGAGACTACGAAACTGGTAAAATTGTATATTTCGTACCTTATTCTTACACCAATCTCTAATACtggaaaatagagaaattgaaattattttctttagtcatataaataatgtaaaaaattaagCACAAAAATAAACAGATAATCAATACGCTTAAACATTATAAAACTATTGTATAATACACAACttataataacattataatctaaaatgtcaAGTAAAATGATAcgtttttataaaactttataaCTTGAAAACTTCGAACAAAATTGCGATTTGAGATGCACAATATTTTCCTCCGTGTTGTTAACTTTCGTTGTCATCattcagattttttttaagatttaatttttaggGGCATTTAATCGCATgtgtaaatttattatttatgagatttgttttgagttgaaatttatgttttgttttgtttatgttattattatgtttatacgATAGAAAAAGGAATAGAAGGGAGGGTGAGAATAGAATTATTGCTGAAAGTTTGGTTTGGCTTCAATATAACAATTcctttgtttttgttcttctcttttctctcttcattttcttccaaaactttatttattatttacatttccGGAAATAAAAAAGGTCTAAACATCGAGTTTGTAAAAACcagattataataataactaacaagatttaacttaaattttatattatttcgcTTTGgataaactataataataactaacaagatttaacttaaatttaactaaccaaattatatttaacttaaatgAGAGAAATTAATAAAGGTTCATATAAATGTGATTCACTGTATGTCTTTAACAAATCCTAACTTtactttaatgaaaaatataatttattctaaatttaattacGTGACTGAATAAATACTTGTTTTCTAGAGGTCGTCTAATCTGAtcataagttaaattaaaattatttacttttttggagtattttgttttataattttgatttattgagCATAAGTTTGTATTGGGAATCGTAGCTTTGCTTTAACGAAAAATATAACTTATtgtaaatttaacttaaatgtctaaacgttattttattttacttgcaATTTgcttaaataatttatgaataaataaagaagCTGTTAATAATGTTcatatcattatatttataattttatttcttctcaTTTTCTACTAACTAAAACAATTCTTTTTTCTCACTTCCAAACAAAGTACTTATTAGTGCTCGTCTTTTCTGGTAAatgaaacaaattataataattaacatCGAATGAGTTCATgtgaaagtttattttaatttaatttcaaaagtcgagcatgaaatatatttctcattataaaagaagataaatattatttttaatctaagaAATTTATCGACCAATAGTTAAAAATGAAtgttttaaaacacttataTATGCATTATAAGGATCGATCCTCTTCAAACTAATACTATTTCACATGTAAGAATCTTAGCCCCAATAAGATCTAAATCTTTAAGAAACATAGTTATGAACCTACTtacaaagtatatttttttaattaaagggaggtaataatttaaagaaaaagtattattatttcaagcatatacttaataaaaatatatatctaagttcaaaagtgaaaagaaaagaaaaagcttCAATGAATGCatggtattatatatatatatatatatatatattattttggcatGGGTGTAAAAGATGAAGTATGAAGATGAGATGATTGGCAACATGCATGGATATCTGAAAAGGTGAATGATATTGATGGTGATGATTCATATATAtggtaaaatatatattaagatttattaCCTGATATGTGATGGTGGCTCTTCTATACAtgtatcatcatcatcatcatcatcttctgcGTCTGTCTCTTGCATGCATTGAGACAAAAAATCCATGACATTAATTCTAATTAGTGCATTTTGATCTGTAATTAGTGTAAAGTGGTGATTAcgatttaaagaataaaaaaaatgtgaatctGCGACGAGCAGCAGCATAAATGAAAATCTGAACTAGTTTTTGTTGGTTTTGTGAGTCAAGtttctttcatattttggtTTTCACTTCCACTTGCTGCGATTTACCTCTGTCCTCCGACGGAGTCTCTGACCTAAACCTGTCTCAGGTGTTGGTGCCTGTGGCCGCTAGTGTTGTCTCTCTTCCATCGTCACTTTCTTGAGCTTGTGGGGGTCTTCTAACTCACCTTAATTGGCCAAATATAAAAGGGAAATCAGTGTCACATGTTCATACACCTGCACTGCACATGATGATGAACATGTCAGAGACCCAATTCACGTTAATTAGGTTTCTTTTTCTATACATCCCCGAAGAAGGTTCAAAAAGTTTCACAAACAAATGGGTCCCACCCAGACACACCAATGGAACGATGTATAATTAGTGTATCTAAACCAAACTTAGtgcaattaatttaaaattcattccaaaactaatttcatttcatttgagAGGAGTTTTTTCATTGGAAATATGTATTCGATGAAATCAATTGTCTCGTAACAAAAGTTAAATAGATTGAGTTTTATGTAGTGCTTAGATCGAGTTTTATGTAGTGTTTAGACtgttatattttcaaataaaaagatttatgtcttgactaattataatttttagtctATTAATAAACGTTCGATTTTAACAATTATACACGTGCGGAGGGAGAAGCCATTGATGAAATGGTTGGAGGCGATGAGGCACTAACAAATTTTGCCACCCTCAAAGCAAATGTAGGAAGATTAAGAAACAGAGGATGCCAGACCACACTTGAGAGCCGTTTTGTTCCCCAGAAATGAAGGCGGGGACCATCTTATATTAGGCGTAttaatttaaatcttttatccTTTCCATTTCAGGCGCAAACCTAGTTTACTGAAACTACAATACGTAGATCTATCTATTTATTGGTTCCTACCACATCCCAAAATCACCCATGCTCCTCTGCCCCTATTTCTAGCTTTTGAGATTACAAATGCACCAAATCCACCACCACTTCTCTTTCTTACCTTAACTGGAACAAAACACATGCCAACACTCATACCATTTTTAACATCAACCCCTCTTTGCTTCCTCAACACAGAAAACCACATTCATTCTGCTTCACCACATTTCTCCAAACACTCACTTTCCTTTTTCAAAACTCTTTGCACTTTTCACCTCCACTGGTAATAATATACCTCTTGCATAAATAATAACTTTCACATCATTTTGTGATGTACTTTTACATCCCACTGCACCCTCacgttaaactttttttttcatgtgatTTATGATTTACTATTTTTAGAGTTTTGAAATTGGTACAATCGGcgtcaaaaaaatattaagaaataaccGTATATCGGTATTTATACAAAAGATTATGAAATCTCTCCGTATTGCCACGGCACCCAGGCCCCTTCTGTCTTGATTGATTGATAGAAGGTGATAGAAGGATGAAAGGTgtcaaaatatgtaaataataacaaagatattttcttaaaactataCATGTTGCTCATTTAATAATGTATGTAATTCTCATTCTTTTTATTAGTTACATGCATATTAATTGTctaatgtataattttttccCCCGGTTCCGTAATTAAAATTCACAATCTGAATAACGAGTTTCCACTTTCTTAATTGGATATtgtttatatgttaaaaatacttattatagattttaattatatagttAATTCAACGTTCCGTGTTGGAATTATGtacttatttttactttcatttttgcGAACGGGATTTATTATTTCAACGTTATTCATGTTGGTATTATgtacttatttttacttttattcgcTTTATATGCACGCACgtatgttagaaatattttgaaacaGAACTAAACTTTTcaatgcaaataaaaaaaacgcGGAAAGTAAATGTCAATACTTTAAgccttatctttttttttttttatttctctgtACTGCTAACTTTTATGACATGTTAAAtcgaaaattttttaaaagcatATTTTCTCTTCTCGCACAGACGAGAGAAAATTATTTCAACCGTTGATCTTATTTCCTACACTTAAAGAATAAAACATTGAGCACTtataattattgtcattattttataaaatatttaaaaatcaaaatttgtaaatcaattaaatttgttaataattgtACTACTAGAATTTGTCAGCACTCTTTATCTGTATATTTTGTTTAGTGGAACTGTTGTCATTTATTTAGAAGAGAGTGTTCCTTCTTCTTGATGTATTGTTATTCATTCTTCTGGCTCCTTTATTTGAAGAGCAACACTCACACTTGTACTAATTTAGCATTGGTTAGTATAAGTTGGAGAGATGAAGGAAGGGTGGTGGTAAAAGTTGTAAGTCACGCGCCTAAAAGTAGAGTGAGGAATGTGCATAATTTGAAATGTCTGCTCATCTTTGGTCACCATCATCACTGCCTACTGCCAAACTTTGTCCTGTTTCGGCACAACACCCTCCTCTCCTTCATTTAACCCTCGGTTCTTCACCACTCTCCAACCCACCACTTTCTCTCACATAACTCTCAGTTCCTCGCGCTTTTCTGGAAGCAAATACCTGATAACCTGATCCCTCTCCAAGCTTTACCCAGGAATCATTCCACTTCCACCAATTACTGCAACCTTCTCATCCCTCACCTCCAACCAAACTACACTCACTCCACTCTACCTAATCTCATTCACTTCCTTCCCCAAACCTCCAAACCCCAACAATGGAACCTACCTTTCATCTCCCACTCTCTACCTTTCTCAtctcctcctccaccaccaccacccattctttctttctctctgcatgatatagatatatgtatattatatacaaaACCTTTTCGCTTTTCCAGTTAGTATCACTACTACACTTCGTCActatcaatattattataaaaccaAAACCCTAGTCTTTGCTACAACAACCACCTCGCTATACCCAACCAACCACCACCATACACCCAAGATCTAAAGCAGATCCAAGGGTTTAAACGAAAAAAGACTTGGGGGATATATCAGATCAGATCCATGGATTTGGTTTCGGAATCGGCCAACGTTTCCAGCCCCAGGTACAAGATGGAGACCCCCACCACCAATCCAACCGCTGGAACCTCCGCAGTCTCGTCTCCTTCTTCCGGAAGCAACAGTGGCAGCACCACCCCCAGCCGCTACGAGAACCAAAAGCGCCGAGACTGGAACACCTTCTGCCAGTACCTAAGGAACCACCGTCCACCACTCTCCTTGGCCCTGTGCAGCGGCGCGCACGTGCTCGAATTCCTCCACTACCTCGACCAGTTCGGGAAGACCAAGGTTCACAACCACCCCTGCCCGTTCTTCGGTCTTCCCAACCCCCCCGCGCCGTGTCCCTGCCCGCTCCGCCAGGCGTGGGGCAGCCTCGACGCCCTCATCGGCCGCCTCCGCGCCGCCTACGAGGAAAACGGCGGCCGCCCGGAGACCAACCCCTTCGGTGCACGGGCCGTGAGGATTTACCTGCGCGACGTGCGTGATTTTCAGGCGAAGGCGAGGGGTGTGAGCTatgagaagaaaaggaagaggcCGAAGCCGAAGCTCACTCCCGCTCCTACTTAGCttggaagagaagaagagaagctTTGCTAGCAATGTTTCACCACAGGTATCAAACATGAATCGTTCGTATATTCTATGTTgcctttgtttttgtttgcGTTTTGTCTTTTGTATGTTGATCTTTATTATTGGTTTAGTAAACCGAGTGGTGGATGTTTTGTGCTGCTTTTTTGCAATTTTAAGGTGCTTTTGTCTCTTCGAAGATGTGCTTCGTGTTCGTCCTCTAGATTGTTGAGATGATGCCCTTGAAATTGTTCTTCTCGCTTCGTGAGTCGGGGGAAGTTAAGTTAAGAGCCACGACCACTCTCCGTCAACTATTACTAGAAGACATGTTATCATATTTGTACTCaagttaatattatatatctatctatataaatataaatataaatatcaatatatctcagtcatcatcttcatctagTGTATATTTATGAAGCATGCACTTGAATCTCTCCACCCTCTCCTCCTGTAAGTGAGACCTTTTTTGAGAAATATTTATTGACTTTTCAGGGGATTAATTAATTGGGTTTAGGTGTATTAAATGAGCtggtgtatatgtatatgtatatatatatatatatatatatatatacacacatgcTTGTCTTCCATTAGTTATGTACATGGGGATTAAACATTTCTGTATTCACGGATTTGGCTATAACCTgcactttgtttttctttgtgtctTGGCATATCCATGCACATCTGAAGGGAGAGAAGTtcagagaaacaaaaatataactatttttcttcAGGAACTAACTTGAGATCGAAATTGAAGTAGTGAGGATTTAACCTAGAAAATGTGATTGaacaatatttttatcacaGAAGCTGGAAGAACAATTATTAAGCAGAAGCTAAAATTACGAAAATAAAAGTATAGCTTGAGAGGACTCACGAGCCTAACATGTAAATGGTCTAATCCAGTTGAATAGTTAATTGAAGAAGATGATTTTAGCAAAATCTATGATATAGGGTGTAAGACAAATATGTAGATTGTCTTTCTCTATTATAGATGCCAGCTAAAGATGAGTATGTAAAAGTAATTGGATATGGCTATGGAGAGATTAAGTTTTGTAGTATTTGCCTAATCCCTTTGGCTCGGAGAACAacctatttttttatgtaaaaaaggTTGTTCTTTTTGGTGTGTCTCCCCTCGCTCAATGGTTGGCTAGGTCCTTTATTCAAATTATCACAGTAAAGATCCAAACCTAATATATTGTTTGTTAGCTTCTTGATTGAATGGGAAAAGATATACATTAATTGCGCTTTAAAAGAGAGAAAGTTGGACCCTTTGGTGACATGATTGATACTTTCCTTGATTCTGCgcaacacaataaaataattcacaaactttcaaatttttaagtTGCTTAGTCTTTCATTTCAAGTTGTTGTATCATCTAAAAAGGCTTTGTTGACAGGAGTTCATAATTATTCAGGAAAAATAACGTAATGTGATTTATCTCATTTTTTCCCTTCATACCAACTTAAACCATGTTTTCTTGTGTATTCATAATTGAcacaattgttttatttttacctGTAAACAATTGCATGCCGGGCTGTCATTAATACTTCAAAAGTCGGATTTACTCTCTAGTTACCACATttcagaagaaaataaaattatttaaacaaagtGTTTTTTCTATATTAAGCTCTACAGAAATTATGTGTAGATAACTTTTGACATTTTTATGATAATCAGttataatttcataatgaatatttcttttatcgacaataattattatataaataaaaagaaagaaacattaGGTGTGCCTTAATATTGTATGTACAGTAccaatgaaaacaataaaagattagaaaatgaaacttataaatatcgggtttttattttttgacataCTAAACCCACAAAAAACACTTAAATCCTCACACGACAAATCACAAATGATTATGTTATAGAATCATCTCTCAACAATGTAGGATATATTAGAAACCGGGCAATGTTGggtaaaattataattccaACTATGATGCAGGTTTGTGCTTATTTATTATGCATAGCAATTCTCCGATAAAGATATTAATCAAGTCTTGACCAAAAGAGACATGGGACTCTTGAACACTGGAAGTCgaaacttttataatttcttcacacaattttgtagaaaaaaataaaattaatttatatttaactggtataggaaataattttaatttacaaaattgctagttttttttttttttttagaaaagagaatatgataaaaaagttaatttaaataaggtGAATTGCGCGTTACTAGGAAAAGTCTTTTTGTTTGTTGGAGAAGTTTAGGTAAACTTATTACACatatcttaaataaaaataagattgtGCAAGTTTCaaactagtatttttttttttcacaaaaactgTTTCTTCCTTCAGATAGTTTTTAAAGTCCTTAATTAATGAGAATTGGGGGGTTATTATTGCCAACTACGATTGCTACCAGGTGTGGCCATAAGAAACATAGATGCACTGAAACTGATACAGCAAATTTTCTAGAGTaacaaaatgtttttctttaagacaaaagagagaaaagaaattaCACTTTCCAATCTTTTTAGCTTGAAAATTGCACTACCTAGAAAACTGAATCTAAACATAAGTATTGACactaatttcaattcaaaatcttaagacgATAAATTTATagactttaattttatatggtGTTCTACGTTCTTATTTCTAGTTAATGTAAAACTTAAACtcatacttaaaattttaattaacgcataataatgaaacaaaatcTGAATTCCTGGATAAACATGTTCATATTGAAAACTGTTTCTTCTTCAAAATGAAACCATCTGTGAAGAAAAATgcatgtaaaaaagaaaagagatcttttaaaaattaataacgtGTTACAGTTTAATATGCTTTAGTCAGCTCTCAACATAATCAACAACGATTTCGAATctacttttaaaagaaaataatagtattatatGGCTTTAACTTCAATGTGATTATTATATGGTTAAAGTACAGatatttttgttactaaaattccAAAATCAATTATACAACTTACTAATTTTCGTAAGGGTTtttctaatttgattttttttttatcaaaaattatataatagcGCATTTCTTCTACGTATTCCAATATCCTTTCTCCAGGGTAAAATAAGGAAGAATAATAGTTGCATTGACTTTAAcatattaattcatttattttctattagtGCTAAATTATATAACGATATAAAAATAGCCGTTATTTGTGTACtgtatatgattttaatatacTGTAATTATTAATtctgaaaatttaaatatattttatcaattttatctttagaGTAAATATTTCCCtataatatattagaaaagtttttttttataatgattcaaTATTAcgatataaaaatgaatacatagaaaataagttatataaCCCTAATTaagtcataattattttaaaaaatacaatgttACAAATAagttattgatatatatatatatatatatatatatatatatatatatatatatatatatatatatatatatatatatatatatatatatatatatatatgtatgtatgtatatagtACTTAACTAAATtactttcttaaaaaatataactcttttaattttaaatattattcattattaacttaattacgctaattaatttttctaatctTAAGCTAATTACAgagtgtgataaaaaaataggaaatcTAAAGTTAAAAGtgtgataaattttgaaattaataaaaaggttTTGGTAACAAAAATAAGTCACTTACTtgtattaaaaacatatttaaacctagaaatttgttagaaaaaggtaaatatataaacttattttGAAGCGAAAGGGTAATGTATTGATGGcgtaaaacatttttatatataagtacATATAAACAAATGaagtacaaattttattttattcatcagAAAACATATTCATTCTTATGTTCGATACATATTTAATAGTGAGAATTGTATTCGTTTGATTTTCTGTTGCCCTAGATCAAATATCATAATTGGATGTATAGTATAGATATGGTTCTTTCGTGCAGCTAGAGAAAACAAATCGTAAGTCACAGACTCAAAGATGAGAActgtttttgctttttttttttcttttatagatTCTGAATTAAACTAAAGTGATTTTTGATGAATGTAAAGTAAAGATAGgaataatatttacaaacacTCGCCAACACACGCGGCGTGGTTCTGGCCGCTGGTGATGGGTTCATTTGAATTTCTTCAACTAATTTTGAAACTCTTCCATTATTATTCGACATTCTACAGGGAAATCTTTCACCTTTTAGGACTACTTCAATAACTTTATTACATATGACCAAACTACAAGGGTCGTAATCTCTcaatactcattttttttttctcatttttttcttatcccAAACATTCTAAGTTTGAGTCTAaatcttatattaaataaaaataaagaaattgggTACCATAaggataaaaacaaataaatttattgttttaagattttggattgagAGTGATGTACGTGTGGGTTGAACTCATGTTTTATTGGTATTGTATTTTCTCAATGATCTTTTCTCGAAAAATTCAACCGGGACGAGTCACTATACGTGAAGGGACTCACACTTAAGGAAGAGATTGTTGCGAATCTTATATCATTCTCGTGACATATTGAGAGTGTGTGTAGGTtgaactaatatttcattagtGTTTTATGTTCCAATGATCCTATCTCGAAAGACTCAACACTAAGtactatttttattcttatgaaataattatacataaataaaataatataatttcagAAAGCCGTGTATCTTAAAAGATGATTGGGaagtatatttttgaataattgaAAAACTACATGAAGAA is a window from the Vigna unguiculata cultivar IT97K-499-35 chromosome 7, ASM411807v1, whole genome shotgun sequence genome containing:
- the LOC114190298 gene encoding protein LIGHT-DEPENDENT SHORT HYPOCOTYLS 4-like, which produces MDLVSESANVSSPRYKMETPTTNPTAGTSAVSSPSSGSNSGSTTPSRYENQKRRDWNTFCQYLRNHRPPLSLALCSGAHVLEFLHYLDQFGKTKVHNHPCPFFGLPNPPAPCPCPLRQAWGSLDALIGRLRAAYEENGGRPETNPFGARAVRIYLRDVRDFQAKARGVSYEKKRKRPKPKLTPAPT